A stretch of Sphingomonas sp. G-3-2-10 DNA encodes these proteins:
- a CDS encoding FadD3 family acyl-CoA ligase — translation MELTDLTMRGVVGRMEAAWPGEIAIATPERNWTFGDLARDCRRAARALLAKGIGRGDRIAIWAPNSAEWVIAVVGAQLLGAAVVPLNTRYKGAEAAFILGKSKSRLVFTVSGFLGVDYPGLLTAQDLPHLEAVVRLDGSGWTGFLDGGTSVSDQALDAAIAAVTPDDISDILFTSGTTGEPKGVLSRQAPSILLAQRWGEPVSLGTGDRYLVVNPFFHSFGYKAGWLACLVAGARILPMPVFDAGEVLRCIAREKVSVLPGPPALFQSMLVDPALAETDLSSLRASVTGAASVPPSLIRRMKSELCFDMVLTAYGLTEAPVVSMSPPDDTPEIIASTCGVAIAGVEIRIADDDGRSVPEGETGEVLVRGFDVMDGYLDDPAATAEAIDADGWLHTGDIGTLTDNRLRITDRKKEMYISGGFNCYPAEIERMMAAHPAIAQVAVIGVPDERMGEIGRAFVVARPGAERDAAGLLAWCREEMANYKAPRTIAFVESLPMTASGKVQRHLLRTLPA, via the coding sequence GTGGAACTGACCGATCTTACCATGCGCGGCGTCGTCGGTCGGATGGAAGCGGCATGGCCCGGCGAGATCGCGATCGCCACGCCGGAACGCAACTGGACCTTCGGCGACCTCGCACGGGATTGCCGCCGCGCCGCTCGTGCGCTGCTGGCCAAAGGGATCGGCCGGGGCGACCGGATCGCGATCTGGGCGCCCAACAGCGCCGAATGGGTCATCGCCGTGGTCGGCGCGCAGCTGCTCGGCGCTGCGGTCGTGCCGCTCAACACGCGCTACAAGGGCGCCGAAGCGGCCTTCATCCTGGGCAAGAGCAAGTCGCGCCTCGTCTTCACCGTCAGCGGCTTTCTCGGCGTCGACTATCCCGGCTTGCTTACGGCGCAGGATCTGCCCCATCTCGAAGCCGTCGTCCGGCTCGACGGCAGCGGCTGGACCGGGTTCCTCGATGGCGGCACGTCCGTAAGCGACCAGGCGCTCGACGCCGCGATCGCCGCGGTCACGCCCGACGACATTTCGGACATCCTGTTCACCTCGGGCACCACCGGCGAGCCGAAGGGCGTGCTGTCGCGTCAGGCGCCATCGATCCTGCTGGCGCAGCGCTGGGGCGAGCCGGTCTCGCTCGGCACCGGCGACCGCTATCTGGTGGTCAACCCCTTCTTCCACAGCTTCGGCTACAAGGCTGGCTGGCTCGCCTGCCTCGTCGCGGGTGCACGCATCCTGCCGATGCCGGTGTTCGACGCGGGCGAAGTGCTGCGGTGCATCGCGCGGGAAAAGGTGTCGGTGCTGCCCGGCCCGCCCGCCTTGTTCCAGTCGATGCTGGTCGACCCGGCCCTTGCGGAAACCGACCTCTCCTCGCTGCGCGCCTCAGTCACCGGCGCGGCGTCGGTGCCGCCCAGCCTGATCCGGCGAATGAAGAGCGAGCTGTGCTTCGACATGGTGCTGACCGCCTATGGCCTCACCGAAGCCCCGGTCGTGTCGATGTCCCCGCCCGACGATACGCCCGAGATCATCGCCTCGACCTGCGGCGTGGCGATCGCCGGGGTCGAGATCCGCATCGCCGACGATGACGGACGTTCGGTGCCGGAAGGCGAGACCGGCGAAGTGCTGGTGCGCGGGTTCGACGTGATGGACGGCTATCTCGACGATCCCGCCGCCACCGCCGAAGCCATCGATGCGGACGGCTGGCTGCACACCGGCGACATCGGCACGCTGACCGACAACCGCCTGCGCATCACCGATCGCAAGAAGGAGATGTACATCTCCGGCGGCTTCAACTGCTATCCGGCCGAGATCGAGCGGATGATGGCCGCCCACCCCGCCATCGCGCAGGTCGCGGTGATCGGCGTGCCCGACGAGCGGATGGGCGAGATCGGCCGTGCCTTCGTCGTCGCGCGGCCCGGCGCGGAACGGGATGCCGCCGGACTCCTCGCATGGTGTCGGGAGGAAATGGCGAATTACAAGGCGCCGCGAACGATCGCTTTCGTCGAATCCCTGCCGATGACGGCATCGGGCAAGGTCCAGCGGCACCTGCTGCGCACCCTGCCCGCCTGA
- a CDS encoding LLM class flavin-dependent oxidoreductase encodes MRIWQFTEQSYHPGWDKTDGPLRIMPPSGVLDPPEVSDLLHRYLDEWLLGDELGFDLMVNEHHASLTCMSAVNLSTMAILARQTKKARLLSLGVPMANRMDPLRIAEELSIIDNLSRGRLEFGFVKGSAWELFISNENPARMMDRFWEAHDLILKAFATRDGPFSWEGEYFNYRHVNLIPPIYQAPCPPMWLPASSPDSARLAGRMGYVVAAFLNGHQAKNTFASYRDEYLKTHGRPAALDRLAYLGMAVVAHSEAEARQRAEKLYAYYSTVSRSPAATMNPPGYSPVHANAKALLHGGGNPYANIMADGTPLPANPSLEVLADAGILFWGTPDMVYDQITKFNALVGGVGNFLCMTQGGYLGHAETVDSLKLLATEVYPRLKELALPQAAE; translated from the coding sequence ATGAGGATCTGGCAGTTCACCGAGCAATCCTATCATCCCGGCTGGGACAAGACCGACGGGCCGCTGCGCATCATGCCGCCGAGCGGGGTGCTCGATCCGCCCGAAGTGAGCGACCTGCTCCACCGCTATCTCGACGAATGGCTGCTGGGCGACGAACTGGGTTTCGATCTGATGGTCAACGAGCATCACGCCTCGCTCACCTGTATGTCGGCGGTGAACCTGTCGACCATGGCGATCCTGGCGCGCCAGACGAAGAAGGCGCGGCTGTTGTCGCTGGGCGTGCCGATGGCGAACCGGATGGATCCGCTGCGTATCGCCGAGGAATTGTCGATCATCGACAATCTCTCGCGCGGGCGGCTCGAGTTCGGCTTCGTCAAGGGATCGGCGTGGGAGCTGTTCATCTCGAACGAGAATCCGGCGCGGATGATGGATCGCTTCTGGGAAGCGCACGACCTGATCCTGAAGGCGTTCGCGACGCGCGACGGGCCGTTCAGCTGGGAAGGCGAGTATTTCAACTATCGCCACGTCAACCTGATCCCGCCAATCTATCAGGCGCCGTGCCCGCCGATGTGGCTGCCGGCGAGCAGCCCGGATTCGGCGCGGTTGGCGGGGCGAATGGGCTATGTCGTCGCGGCGTTCCTCAACGGACATCAGGCGAAGAACACCTTTGCGTCGTATCGCGATGAATATCTCAAGACGCATGGCCGCCCGGCGGCGCTCGACCGGCTGGCCTATCTGGGCATGGCGGTGGTTGCACATAGCGAAGCCGAGGCGCGCCAGCGGGCGGAGAAGCTCTACGCCTATTACTCCACCGTGTCGCGTTCGCCCGCGGCGACGATGAACCCGCCGGGCTACTCGCCGGTCCATGCCAATGCGAAGGCGCTGCTGCATGGCGGGGGCAATCCCTATGCCAACATCATGGCGGACGGCACGCCGCTGCCGGCCAATCCCTCGCTCGAGGTGCTGGCGGATGCGGGTATCCTGTTCTGGGGGACGCCGGACATGGTCTATGACCAGATCACGAAGTTCAACGCGCTGGTCGGCGGGGTCGGCAACTTCCTGTGCATGACGCAGGGCGGATATCTGGGCCATGCGGAAACGGTGGACAGCCTGAAGCTGCTGGCGACCGAAGTCTATCCGCGACTGAAGGAACTCGCGTTGCCCCAGGCGGCGGAGTGA
- a CDS encoding VOC family protein, translating to MISYATIGVNSIARVLPFYDAIMDVLGHDRVHLSESWIGYGPADGSYMPKLWICTPENGLAATIGNGSMVGLHAPSPAMVDRVHAAGLAAGGSSEGDPGRRPHYPSGYYLAYLRDPEGNKISAFCNTDIFPESDQAAISARV from the coding sequence GTGATCAGCTATGCGACGATCGGGGTGAACTCGATCGCTCGCGTGCTGCCATTCTACGACGCGATCATGGACGTGCTCGGCCATGATCGCGTCCATCTGTCCGAGAGCTGGATCGGCTATGGGCCCGCGGACGGAAGCTACATGCCCAAGCTGTGGATCTGTACGCCGGAGAATGGGCTGGCGGCCACGATCGGCAACGGATCGATGGTCGGGCTGCACGCGCCGAGCCCGGCGATGGTGGACCGGGTCCATGCCGCGGGGCTGGCCGCGGGCGGATCGAGCGAAGGCGATCCGGGACGGCGGCCGCATTACCCCTCGGGCTATTATCTCGCCTATCTGCGCGATCCCGAGGGGAACAAGATATCGGCGTTCTGCAACACCGATATCTTTCCCGAATCCGATCAGGCCGCGATCAGCGCGCGGGTGTAG
- a CDS encoding LysR family transcriptional regulator, which yields MSEIEQSGPGPAEGASQIWAPRIARHLPFFSIVAEEEHFHRAAQRLNMTQSALSRRIQTLEQALNMPLFVRSQRSARLTPAGAALLRDVQHILGDMDTAVAHAQAVARGEMGALRLALNISALRSPLVADSIRDFRAHHPGVSVEVRSELTEQQITALRRDDIDAGFLYDLAIDDATDVALRTIPISTERFVLALPEAHPLAARGDLRIADLRHEPLTWPSRAGGRHLYDQMIAAFRKAGVSPHIATEVMSGEATLGIAAAGLGMGFVTESENLPGGVITRHVPDFDVRLDLHLVWRADSRRPALERYIEALKARLAAA from the coding sequence ATGAGCGAGATCGAGCAATCCGGCCCCGGACCCGCCGAAGGCGCGTCGCAAATCTGGGCGCCCCGGATCGCACGGCATCTGCCCTTCTTCTCGATCGTGGCGGAGGAAGAGCATTTCCACCGCGCGGCACAGCGGCTCAACATGACCCAGTCGGCGCTCTCCCGCCGGATCCAGACGCTCGAACAGGCACTGAACATGCCGCTGTTCGTCCGCAGCCAGCGATCCGCGCGGCTGACCCCGGCGGGTGCGGCGCTGCTCCGCGACGTCCAGCACATCCTCGGCGACATGGATACCGCCGTTGCTCATGCCCAGGCCGTCGCGCGCGGCGAAATGGGTGCGCTGCGGCTGGCGCTCAACATCAGCGCGCTGCGTTCGCCGCTGGTCGCGGACAGCATCCGCGACTTCCGCGCGCACCATCCCGGCGTCTCGGTCGAAGTCCGCTCGGAACTGACCGAACAGCAGATCACGGCGCTCCGCCGCGACGATATCGATGCCGGCTTCCTCTACGATCTCGCGATCGACGACGCGACCGATGTCGCGCTGCGCACCATTCCGATCTCCACCGAACGCTTCGTGCTGGCGCTCCCCGAGGCCCATCCGCTGGCGGCGCGCGGCGATCTGCGCATCGCCGATCTGCGTCACGAACCGCTTACCTGGCCTTCGCGCGCGGGCGGGCGGCACCTTTACGACCAGATGATCGCCGCGTTTCGCAAGGCAGGCGTTTCGCCGCATATCGCCACCGAAGTCATGTCGGGCGAAGCCACGCTGGGGATCGCCGCCGCCGGATTGGGCATGGGGTTCGTCACCGAATCCGAAAATCTCCCGGGCGGCGTGATCACCCGCCATGTGCCGGATTTCGACGTCCGGCTCGATCTGCACCTGGTCTGGCGCGCCGACAGCCGACGCCCGGCGCTGGAACGCTATATCGAGGCCCTGAAGGCGCGTCTGGCCGCCGCCTGA
- a CDS encoding alpha/beta fold hydrolase, with product MRSAPPEFETIEVAGVATEILIRGIGRPILYLHGGEGIEPDLAFVETLAAFGKVYAPSHPGFGGSDLPRRFGTVDDLAYHCLDLIEALDLRDCAVVGASFGGWIAAEVAIKASSRITALVLIDALGIKISGPETRDIVDLFFLSPEEQRAVIYRDPAPAARPGTIEAATRIARNRESFSLYGWSPTLHDPKLRGRLHRVSVPALLLWGAEDRVVKPGYGRAYAEAIPGATFSLIAGAGHYPHIEQCEATAGELARFLEAARVPAGEDA from the coding sequence ATGCGCAGCGCACCGCCCGAATTCGAGACCATCGAGGTCGCCGGGGTCGCGACCGAAATCCTGATCCGCGGCATTGGCCGTCCGATCCTGTATCTTCATGGCGGGGAGGGGATCGAACCCGACCTGGCCTTCGTCGAGACGCTGGCCGCCTTCGGCAAGGTGTATGCCCCGTCGCATCCGGGGTTCGGCGGATCGGACCTGCCGCGCCGGTTCGGGACGGTGGACGATCTGGCCTATCATTGCCTCGATCTGATCGAAGCGCTGGACCTGCGCGATTGCGCCGTGGTGGGTGCGTCGTTCGGCGGGTGGATCGCGGCAGAGGTGGCGATCAAGGCCAGTTCGCGGATCACCGCGCTGGTGCTGATCGATGCGCTGGGCATCAAGATCAGCGGGCCGGAGACGCGCGATATCGTCGACCTGTTCTTCCTCTCGCCAGAGGAGCAGCGTGCGGTGATCTATCGCGATCCGGCACCGGCGGCACGGCCCGGGACGATCGAGGCCGCGACGCGGATCGCGCGGAACCGCGAGAGCTTCTCGCTCTATGGCTGGTCGCCGACCTTGCACGATCCCAAGCTGCGCGGGCGGCTGCATCGGGTTTCCGTGCCGGCATTATTGTTGTGGGGCGCAGAGGACCGGGTGGTGAAGCCCGGCTATGGCCGCGCCTATGCCGAGGCGATCCCCGGCGCGACGTTCAGCCTGATCGCCGGGGCCGGCCACTATCCGCACATCGAGCAATGCGAAGCGACCGCCGGCGAACTGGCGCGCTTCCTCGAGGCCGCGCGCGTGCCGGCAGGAGAAGACGCATGA